DNA from Gemmatimonadaceae bacterium:
CGTGGGACTTCGGGCATGTCGCCGCCGCGTACGAACGAGTGCCCGATGGCGATCTCGGCACCCATCATGTCCATTAGATAGTTCAGATCTGCCCGATGGTTCACGTAGGGTAGCAGCACCCCGTACATCGCCTTCATGCGCGGCCAGTCGGTGCCGTGCAGGTTGGGCACGTACAGGTAGTCGCGCTGTTGGCGCCAGTCGGCATAGAAGATTTCGCGGAACTCGGCCTTGGGATCCAGATACATGCGCAGCGACACGTCGAGTCGCCCCTGGCCCGCCGGCGGCGGAGTGCGGTCGGCGTCCACGATGAACAGCGACGGCGCACTCGGTGTTCCTCCCGCCGCCCCGGGGCCCCCGCGCCCCCCACCCCCTCCGGCCGCGCGGTAGAGCAGCTTGTGGCCGTCCAGGCTCACGTCGTAATCGGCCACGCCCGATACGAACGGCGCTTCGCGCCGGTCGCTCAGCCGGTACCGCAGTAGCTCCGCCCCGCCACCGCCGGCCCCGGCGCCCCCGCGACCGCCGGCATTCGTCCCGGCACGCAAGTAGTAGACGCTGCCGGCGACGCCCGCCTTCAACTGGGAGTATTGCGCCTGCGGAACACCAGGCACGGCCAACACCCGGCTCTGCAGGGCATCGAAATCGATCTGCACGTGCACTGGCGCTCGCGGCGCCACCGGCGGGTTGTCCGCGTCGGCGCTGGCCTCGTCACCGCCCCGTGCCACTCCGCCGCCACGCCCCATCCGGCCGCGGCCACGACCACCGGTCTCGATGGGCATCGCCGGCGCGCCCGTCTCCTCGTCGCTGCGCAGCGTGAACGGCGTGGCGTCGGTCTTGTCGAGCACCGCCAGGTAGAGCCCGAACGTCTCTGTGTGGTCGTAGCTCGACATGTCCAGCCACTGCGACCGCAGGCCATAGTCCGTGGACGCCAGGAACCAGAGGTACCTGCCGCTCGCGTCCCATGCCGGCGAGACGGCGTCGGCCAGCCCGTCGGTCACCTGGTTGGTCTTGCCCGTCTGCATGTCATAGGTGAACACCGCATGGTAGAGCGAATTGAGGTGCGCTACGTACGCGATGTACCGCGAGTCGGGGCTCCACACCGGGTCCATGGTGCGCGTGGGCACCATCCAGGGATCGTCACCCACTTCCTTGGCGGTGCCGGTGGCCACGTCGAGCACCCACAGGTGCAGGTTCGTGTCGGTGTACAGGATATACTTGCCGTCGGGCGACCATTGCGCCGTGTAGTAGTGCGTGGGATGCGGCAGATTGATGAACCGCGGCGCATTGAGGCCGTCCTGGTCGCGGATCACGAGCTGGAACTCACCCGACTGGTCGCTGAAGTAGGCGATGGATTTTCCGTCGGGCGCCCACACCGGGTTCAACTCGGCGGCGCCGCTTGTGTTCGTGAGATCGCGCACGTTGCCGTACTGGGCGGGAATCGTGAAGATCTCCCCGCGCGCATCGACCAGGGCGCGCTTACCGGTGGGCGAGATCGCCAGGTTGGAGATGCGCCCCGAGACGTCCTCCCAGTGCGGCATCATCCACGGGAAGTTGCCGGTGGCCGTGATATCCACCACGTGTTCCTTGCCCGTCCTGGGGTCCAGTTCGTGCACGTACCCCGCCTGTTCGAACACCAGTACGCCGTCGCCGCTGTCCAGCGTCTTCACATCGTAGTCGGAGTAGTCGGTGACCTGCTTGAGCGCCTTGGTCGCCATGTCGTACGACCACACGTTCGCCACGCCGTCGCGGTCGGAGATGAAGTACACGATCTTGCCCACCCACGCCGGTTCCATGTCCTTGGAATCCTTCCAGGGGGGCGTGACTACGTCGTACGTGGTGAGATTCATGATCCAGATCGGCCGGTTCTGGCCTCCGCGGTAGTTCCGGCGCTCTTCGTCCCAAGAGTTGTTCATTCGATAGGCCACGTACCGGCCGTCCGGAGAGATGTGTCCCTGGAAGGCGCGGGGCATGGGCATTGGCAGTGCCACGCCGCCATCCACCGAAATCGTCCAGAACCGAGGCGCGCCGGTGGGAGCCTCGGTAGCCCGTCCCGACGAGAACACCACGCGCTTGCCGTCGGGTGTCCACCCGGTCACTTCGTCGTTGCCCGGGTGCCAGGTGAGCCGCTTGGGCT
Protein-coding regions in this window:
- a CDS encoding PDZ domain-containing protein, giving the protein MSRLRRPLPISRTRALAGLGLALALPVSAADAGAQTRMLRAPTVSATEIAFAYAQNIWVVSRAGGTAQMLTAFQGQASDPHFSPDGKLIAFTANYAGNADVYVVPATGGEPKRLTWHPGNDEVTGWTPDGKRVVFSSGRATEAPTGAPRFWTISVDGGVALPMPMPRAFQGHISPDGRYVAYRMNNSWDEERRNYRGGQNRPIWIMNLTTYDVVTPPWKDSKDMEPAWVGKIVYFISDRDGVANVWSYDMATKALKQVTDYSDYDVKTLDSGDGVLVFEQAGYVHELDPRTGKEHVVDITATGNFPWMMPHWEDVSGRISNLAISPTGKRALVDARGEIFTIPAQYGNVRDLTNTSGAAELNPVWAPDGKSIAYFSDQSGEFQLVIRDQDGLNAPRFINLPHPTHYYTAQWSPDGKYILYTDTNLHLWVLDVATGTAKEVGDDPWMVPTRTMDPVWSPDSRYIAYVAHLNSLYHAVFTYDMQTGKTNQVTDGLADAVSPAWDASGRYLWFLASTDYGLRSQWLDMSSYDHTETFGLYLAVLDKTDATPFTLRSDEETGAPAMPIETGGRGRGRMGRGGGVARGGDEASADADNPPVAPRAPVHVQIDFDALQSRVLAVPGVPQAQYSQLKAGVAGSVYYLRAGTNAGGRGGAGAGGGGAELLRYRLSDRREAPFVSGVADYDVSLDGHKLLYRAAGGGGGRGGPGAAGGTPSAPSLFIVDADRTPPPAGQGRLDVSLRMYLDPKAEFREIFYADWRQQRDYLYVPNLHGTDWPRMKAMYGVLLPYVNHRADLNYLMDMMGAEIAIGHSFVRGGDMPEVPRTTTGLLGADFTVQNGRYRITRIYDDESWNPDLRAPLAVPGLDVHVGDYLVAINGQDLAGTDNIYRLLDGTADRQTVLAVNAQPSADGAHDVTVLPVANEQSLRSRAWVENNRRIVDSLSHGKLAYVYLPSTAQPGYTYFNRYYFSQQNKQGAVIDERYNSGGSAADYIIDVLQRGFDGYFNNVAGTRVPFTSPEAGIWGPKVMIINEMAGSGGDLMPWMFKSRKVGTLVGKRTWGGLVHTADTPPFIDGGSAIAPRGGFFGTDHKWHVENEGTSPDVDVEDWPKDMIAGQDKQLETAVEVALKQLAEHPVKRDSVEPPYPTWGKRIKPLPPLKSGGGGAGAGGNN